One Rosa chinensis cultivar Old Blush chromosome 5, RchiOBHm-V2, whole genome shotgun sequence genomic region harbors:
- the LOC112167702 gene encoding E3 ubiquitin-protein ligase RZFP34 isoform X2: METMPCFYRSERKEFGHEDHSSLAELGAGNFGCSHYKRRCKIRAPCCNEVYDCRHCHDEAKDSLDTDPLDRHVISRHEVKKVICCLCGIEQDVQQHCVSCGVCMGKYFCAICNFYDDDVSKDIYHCDKCGICRIGGGENFFHCEKCGCCYPKSVKDHRCIERAMHHNCPVCFEFLFDSRRDISILRCGHTIHCECLKEMRLHAQYSCPICSKSVYDMSNLWKKLDELVASTPMPHAYRTKMVGILCNDCGAKGEVSFHIVAHKCLSCNSYNTKQTQGGHGASCLSDHVAEIVR; encoded by the exons atGGAAACGATGCCCTGTTTTTATCGTTCAGAAAGAAAGGAGTTTGGTCATGAAGATCATTCGTCTCTAGCAGAGCTTGGAGCTGGGAATTTTGG GTGCTCGCATTATAAAAGAAGATGCAAAATCAGAGCTCCTTGTTGTAACGAGGTTTATGATTGCCGGCATTGCCATGATGAAGCAAAG GACTCCCTAGATACTGATCCCCTTGATCGACATGTCATTTCTCGTCACGAGGTTAAAAAG GTCATCTGCTGTCTGTGTGGCATAGAACAAGAT GTTCAACAACATTGCGTTAGCTGTGGAGTTTGCATGGGAAAGTACTTTTGCGCGATATGCAACTTCTATGATGATGAT GTTTCAAAAGATATATACCATTGTGATAAATGTGGAATATGCAG AATCGGAGGGGGAGAAAATTTCTTCCATTGTGAGAAATGCG gaTGCTGCTACCCTAAGTCAGTGAAAGATCATCGCTGTATAGAAAGGGCAATGCACCATAACTGTCCTGTTTGTTTTGAG TTTCTATTTGATTCAAGGAGAGATATTAGCATATTACGCTGTGGACACACAATACATTGTGAATGTCTGAAAGAGATGAGGCTGCATGCACA GTATTCATGCCCTATCTGCTCCAAGTCCGTCTATGATATGTCCAACTTGTGGAAAAAGCTTGATGAACTG GTTGCCTCAACTCCAATGCCTCATGCGTACAGAACCAAAATG GTGGGGATCCTCTGCAATGATTGTGGAGCTAAAGGCGAAGTCAGTTTTCACATTGTCGCACACAAATGCCTCAGCTGCAATTCTTACAATACTAAACAGACACAAGGAGGTCATGGTGCTTCATGCTTATCAGATCATGTGGCTGAGATAGTGAGATGA
- the LOC112163779 gene encoding uncharacterized protein LOC112163779, with amino-acid sequence MDMAGSCNDLNVLAKSPLFDELTTGRVPQIQFQVNNRIHNLGYYLADGIYSRGATFVKSILRPTRPNDLKFFQAQEGYRKDVERCFGILQLRFSIVLGAARGWEREDIRYIMLTCIILHNMIIEDERPNDSDEDLESDEGEDNNIRPRLATVWEGPTGDDFDLVGRDGYYFNRFMDRYDAIRCANSHSNLQEDLIEHFWNIQGNMEI; translated from the coding sequence ATGGATATGGCTGGATCATGCAACGACCTCAATGTGCTTGCTAAGTCCCCGTTGTTTGACGAGCTCACTACTGGTCGAGTCCCTCAGATCCAATTTCAAGTGAATAACAGAATTCACAATTTAGGCTACTATCTCGCTGATGGTATCTATTCTAGAGGGGCGACTTTCGTGAAATCAATTCTAAGGCCTACACGACCCAATGATCTGAAGTTTTTCCAGGCTCAAGAGGGGTACAGGAAGGATGTGGAAAGATGTTTCGGTATTTTACAGTTGCGCTTTAGTATTGTTCTAGGAGCGGCTCGTGGGTGGGAAAGAGAAGACATTCGATACATCATGCTGacttgtattatattacacaacatgataatCGAGGATGAAAGACCAAATGACAGCGATGAGGATTTGGAGTCTGATGAAGGAGAGGATAACAATATAAGGCCCAGGTTGGCTACGGTTTGGGAAGGACCAACCGGTGATGACTTTGATCTTGTTGGTAGAGATGGTTATTATTTCAACAGATTCATGGATCGATATGATGCCATTAGATGTGCAAACAGTCACTCAAACCTTCAAGAAGATCTGATAGAGCATTTCTGGAACATTCAAGGCAACATGGAGATCTAG
- the LOC112167702 gene encoding E3 ubiquitin-protein ligase RZFP34 isoform X1 yields METMPCFYRSERKEFGHEDHSSLAELGAGNFGCSHYKRRCKIRAPCCNEVYDCRHCHDEAKVQDSLDTDPLDRHVISRHEVKKVICCLCGIEQDVQQHCVSCGVCMGKYFCAICNFYDDDVSKDIYHCDKCGICRIGGGENFFHCEKCGCCYPKSVKDHRCIERAMHHNCPVCFEFLFDSRRDISILRCGHTIHCECLKEMRLHAQYSCPICSKSVYDMSNLWKKLDELVASTPMPHAYRTKMVGILCNDCGAKGEVSFHIVAHKCLSCNSYNTKQTQGGHGASCLSDHVAEIVR; encoded by the exons atGGAAACGATGCCCTGTTTTTATCGTTCAGAAAGAAAGGAGTTTGGTCATGAAGATCATTCGTCTCTAGCAGAGCTTGGAGCTGGGAATTTTGG GTGCTCGCATTATAAAAGAAGATGCAAAATCAGAGCTCCTTGTTGTAACGAGGTTTATGATTGCCGGCATTGCCATGATGAAGCAAAGGTTCAG GACTCCCTAGATACTGATCCCCTTGATCGACATGTCATTTCTCGTCACGAGGTTAAAAAG GTCATCTGCTGTCTGTGTGGCATAGAACAAGAT GTTCAACAACATTGCGTTAGCTGTGGAGTTTGCATGGGAAAGTACTTTTGCGCGATATGCAACTTCTATGATGATGAT GTTTCAAAAGATATATACCATTGTGATAAATGTGGAATATGCAG AATCGGAGGGGGAGAAAATTTCTTCCATTGTGAGAAATGCG gaTGCTGCTACCCTAAGTCAGTGAAAGATCATCGCTGTATAGAAAGGGCAATGCACCATAACTGTCCTGTTTGTTTTGAG TTTCTATTTGATTCAAGGAGAGATATTAGCATATTACGCTGTGGACACACAATACATTGTGAATGTCTGAAAGAGATGAGGCTGCATGCACA GTATTCATGCCCTATCTGCTCCAAGTCCGTCTATGATATGTCCAACTTGTGGAAAAAGCTTGATGAACTG GTTGCCTCAACTCCAATGCCTCATGCGTACAGAACCAAAATG GTGGGGATCCTCTGCAATGATTGTGGAGCTAAAGGCGAAGTCAGTTTTCACATTGTCGCACACAAATGCCTCAGCTGCAATTCTTACAATACTAAACAGACACAAGGAGGTCATGGTGCTTCATGCTTATCAGATCATGTGGCTGAGATAGTGAGATGA